The Pyrococcus kukulkanii genome contains a region encoding:
- a CDS encoding ABC transporter permease, which produces MEATELRALMGVARKSWKVFVSYKVWFVSDIAMGLFFVANALLIGLGLTGKRTSEALAKLTGYSDYLTFAVLGFMVLAFGLTFMSGFVWSIVDELYAGTLEYSFAAPMRRITFFLGNVLVRLALNFLYLAIYVPLFYFIFDLTLSFSGLLKGLLVLLLGSVGMIGLGMAVAGIVLYLKDPGPFINVMEMLVFALSGAMYPVEILPDPLRLLALVLPYAPTTEAVRSVVAHGLAESLDKIAYLIVISLAYAILGYLGYKWSEKRAREVGLKSY; this is translated from the coding sequence ATGGAGGCTACTGAGCTTAGAGCATTAATGGGCGTTGCGAGGAAGAGCTGGAAGGTGTTCGTGAGCTACAAAGTATGGTTTGTCAGCGATATAGCGATGGGACTCTTTTTCGTAGCGAACGCCCTGCTGATAGGCTTAGGTCTCACAGGGAAGAGAACCTCTGAGGCATTAGCAAAGCTCACTGGTTACTCCGACTACCTGACGTTTGCCGTCTTAGGTTTTATGGTTCTGGCGTTTGGCCTCACGTTTATGAGTGGCTTCGTGTGGAGCATAGTTGATGAGCTATATGCTGGAACCCTTGAGTACTCATTTGCCGCCCCGATGAGGAGGATAACCTTCTTCCTGGGGAACGTCTTAGTTAGGCTAGCTTTAAACTTCCTGTACCTTGCTATTTACGTTCCACTCTTTTATTTTATCTTTGACTTAACCTTAAGCTTTTCTGGCTTGTTGAAGGGACTTTTGGTTCTCCTTCTCGGCTCTGTTGGCATGATAGGTCTCGGCATGGCTGTAGCTGGAATAGTGCTTTACCTAAAGGACCCTGGGCCCTTCATAAACGTTATGGAGATGCTTGTCTTTGCGCTCAGCGGTGCCATGTATCCAGTGGAAATTTTGCCGGACCCACTTAGACTTTTGGCACTAGTTCTTCCGTATGCCCCAACCACAGAGGCCGTGAGGAGTGTGGTTGCTCATGGATTAGCTGAAAGTTTGGACAAAATAGCTTATTTAATAGTGATATCCCTTGCGTATGCCATTTTGGGATATTTGGGGTATAAGTGGAGCGAGAAGAGGGCAAGGGAAGTAGGTCTAAAGAGCTACTAA
- a CDS encoding RAD55 family ATPase gives MDVEFFSPLPIDIEEIDKAIGGGLVRGATISIMYDAFSLGWALGFEIFKNMLFKDSFGVIHNYSLPVIKLISRASFVGLNVQRLAKSERRVKIIDVFGSKYEIPPYDDYVLTIPNPTEETLNPKIEWLYEDKIYPVAGEKRIVKLIHTLDGVVTLFGENATIKLLNSEVAYLAKMYRKRNIISIVLLNVDVVSRKFVAWVSGLSDVVILFNSRIGDGELIETMSILKSPNPDFEPSTYEFKVAANNGTHSLSFKKSEGTG, from the coding sequence TTGGATGTTGAGTTTTTCTCTCCCCTTCCCATTGATATTGAAGAAATTGATAAGGCGATTGGAGGGGGTTTGGTCAGGGGAGCAACGATATCGATAATGTACGATGCGTTCTCCCTGGGATGGGCGCTTGGTTTTGAGATCTTTAAGAACATGTTATTTAAGGACTCTTTTGGAGTAATTCACAATTACAGTCTTCCCGTAATAAAGTTAATTTCCAGGGCATCCTTCGTTGGCCTTAATGTGCAGAGATTAGCTAAGAGCGAGAGGAGGGTTAAGATAATAGATGTATTTGGGTCGAAGTACGAAATTCCTCCTTACGATGACTACGTCCTCACGATACCTAACCCGACAGAGGAGACGTTAAACCCTAAGATAGAATGGTTATATGAGGATAAGATTTATCCCGTGGCGGGTGAGAAGAGGATAGTGAAACTCATTCACACTCTCGATGGCGTCGTCACGTTATTTGGTGAGAACGCTACAATAAAATTGCTAAACTCAGAAGTGGCGTATTTAGCGAAGATGTACAGGAAGAGGAATATAATCTCGATAGTACTACTAAACGTTGATGTGGTCTCGAGGAAGTTCGTTGCCTGGGTTTCTGGTTTGAGTGACGTGGTCATACTATTTAACTCAAGGATTGGGGATGGTGAGCTGATTGAGACTATGAGCATTCTCAAGTCGCCAAATCCAGACTTTGAACCGAGTACCTATGAGTTTAAAGTAGCTGCCAATAATGGAACCCACTCACTCTCCTTTAAGAAGTCAGAGGGGACTGGATAA
- a CDS encoding CDC48 family AAA ATPase has product MPERKEIKLKVASAYQRDVGRGIVRIDRKAMKELGISPGDIVEIIGTKNTAAVAWPAYPEDEGLGIIRMDGTIRKNAGVGLGDEVIVRKAEVREAKKVTLAPTEPIRFGRDFVEWLHERLIGRPVVRGDYIRIGVLGQELTFVVTATQPSGVVQITEFTEFNVSEKPVKEVEKRMTTGVTYEDIGGLKDVIEKIREMIELPLKHPELFEKLGIEPPKGVLLYGPPGTGKTLLAKAVANEANAYFIAINGPEIMSKYYGESEERLREVFKEAEENAPAIIFIDEIDAIAPKRSEVTGEVEKRVVAQLLALMDGLKSRGKVIVIGATNRPDALDPALRRPGRFDREIEVGVPDKQGRKEILQIHTRGMPIEPDFRKGDVLKALEEIKKDEKFKDVIDKAIERVKASREEEIPKVLKEISEDLYNEVKAKLIDYLLEELAEVTHGFVGADLAALAREAAMAALRRLIREGKIDFEAETIPREVLDELKVTRKDFYEALKMVEPSALREVLIEVPNVHWDDIGGLEDVKQELREAVEWPLKYPEAFRAYGITPPKGILLYGPPGTGKTLLAKAVATESEANFIAVRGPEILSKWVGESEKNIREIFRKARQAAPTVIFIDEIDAIAPRRGTDVNRVTDRIINQLLTEMDGLVENSGVVVIAATNRPDIIDPALLRPGRFDRLILVPAPDEKARLEIFKVHTRNMPLAKDVDLKELAKRTEGYTGADIAAVCREAAMIAMRRALEQGILKEGMKADEIRRIAKVTMKDFEEALKKIGPSVSKETMEYYRRIQEQFKQARG; this is encoded by the coding sequence ATGCCTGAGAGGAAGGAGATTAAACTCAAGGTTGCGTCTGCTTATCAGAGGGATGTTGGTAGGGGCATTGTTAGGATTGATAGAAAGGCTATGAAGGAGCTAGGGATTTCACCGGGTGACATTGTGGAGATCATTGGTACTAAGAATACTGCAGCTGTTGCGTGGCCTGCTTACCCAGAGGACGAGGGGCTTGGAATAATCAGGATGGATGGTACTATCAGGAAGAACGCTGGCGTTGGCTTGGGTGACGAGGTTATAGTCAGGAAAGCTGAGGTCAGGGAGGCTAAGAAGGTAACACTAGCTCCAACCGAGCCGATAAGGTTTGGCAGGGACTTTGTCGAGTGGCTACACGAGAGGCTCATTGGTAGGCCAGTCGTTAGGGGAGATTACATCAGGATCGGAGTTCTCGGTCAGGAGTTAACGTTTGTAGTTACCGCAACCCAGCCAAGCGGAGTAGTTCAGATTACGGAGTTCACGGAGTTCAACGTTAGTGAGAAGCCAGTGAAGGAAGTAGAGAAGAGAATGACTACTGGAGTTACCTACGAGGACATTGGTGGCCTCAAGGACGTCATAGAGAAGATCAGGGAGATGATAGAGCTACCACTCAAGCACCCAGAGCTCTTCGAGAAGCTCGGCATTGAACCACCAAAGGGAGTCCTCCTCTATGGTCCGCCAGGGACAGGTAAAACGTTGTTAGCCAAGGCTGTGGCTAATGAGGCTAATGCTTACTTCATTGCAATCAATGGGCCAGAGATAATGAGCAAATACTATGGAGAGAGCGAAGAGAGATTAAGGGAAGTGTTCAAGGAGGCTGAGGAGAACGCTCCAGCAATAATCTTCATAGACGAGATTGACGCAATAGCACCAAAGAGGAGTGAAGTCACCGGAGAGGTCGAGAAGAGAGTCGTTGCTCAGTTGCTTGCATTAATGGACGGTCTCAAGAGCAGGGGTAAGGTTATCGTCATAGGTGCAACCAACAGGCCTGATGCTTTGGATCCTGCTCTTAGGAGGCCTGGGAGGTTTGATAGGGAGATTGAGGTTGGTGTTCCAGACAAGCAGGGTAGGAAGGAAATCCTACAAATCCACACAAGAGGAATGCCAATAGAACCAGACTTCAGGAAGGGTGACGTGCTCAAGGCCCTCGAAGAGATCAAGAAGGATGAGAAGTTTAAGGATGTTATTGATAAGGCGATTGAGAGGGTCAAGGCAAGCAGGGAGGAGGAGATTCCAAAGGTACTCAAAGAGATCAGTGAGGACTTGTACAATGAGGTTAAGGCCAAGCTAATAGACTACTTACTCGAGGAACTCGCTGAGGTCACTCACGGATTCGTTGGTGCTGACTTAGCTGCACTGGCCAGAGAAGCTGCAATGGCTGCGCTTAGGAGGCTGATTAGGGAGGGCAAGATAGACTTCGAGGCAGAGACAATTCCAAGAGAAGTCTTAGATGAGCTCAAAGTGACAAGAAAGGACTTCTACGAGGCGCTCAAGATGGTTGAGCCTTCGGCATTGAGGGAGGTGTTGATTGAAGTTCCAAACGTCCACTGGGATGACATCGGAGGCCTTGAAGATGTAAAGCAGGAGCTTAGAGAAGCAGTAGAATGGCCGCTTAAGTATCCGGAGGCGTTTAGGGCTTACGGAATAACACCACCAAAGGGAATCCTCCTGTACGGACCGCCGGGAACAGGCAAGACCCTATTAGCTAAGGCAGTTGCAACTGAGAGCGAGGCAAACTTCATAGCTGTCAGAGGTCCAGAGATCCTCAGCAAGTGGGTCGGTGAGAGCGAGAAGAACATCAGGGAGATATTCAGGAAGGCAAGGCAGGCAGCTCCAACGGTGATATTCATAGATGAGATAGATGCCATTGCCCCGAGAAGAGGAACTGATGTCAACAGGGTAACTGACAGGATAATCAACCAGCTACTCACTGAGATGGATGGTCTCGTTGAGAACAGCGGAGTAGTGGTGATAGCTGCAACTAACAGACCCGACATAATTGACCCAGCTCTGCTCAGGCCGGGCAGGTTTGACAGGCTGATCTTGGTTCCAGCGCCCGACGAAAAGGCAAGGCTCGAGATATTCAAAGTACACACCAGAAACATGCCACTGGCGAAAGACGTTGATCTTAAGGAGCTCGCCAAGAGAACTGAGGGATACACCGGAGCCGACATAGCGGCCGTGTGCAGAGAGGCAGCAATGATAGCCATGAGGAGGGCACTGGAGCAGGGAATACTCAAGGAGGGCATGAAGGCAGATGAGATCAGGAGGATAGCAAAGGTTACGATGAAGGACTTCGAAGAGGCCCTCAAGAAGATAGGGCCTTCGGTCAGCAAGGAGACGATGGAGTACTACAGGAGGATTCAAGAGCAGTTCAAGCAGGCTAGGGGATGA
- a CDS encoding methyl-accepting chemotaxis protein has product MEFKRKLTLSIFLPLILVVVTAIVIENIAISDLYDNLAKTMEIVRSGGSVEAIQSSMSSALSQLKKTLWISIGAMAAVAAGSGVVAYGLMKSALDPVSKMARVAENIAQGRLSKARQMIREIRYEESDEIGKLLEAFKSISQDVLRTLEVITERMEKIAEGDVRDDITLHAKGDFESILNSMRKTITQLRTLMKTVKDLALTLEKRADELTRIASEITEAVNQVAEAIQQVSTEAQRQQENISMIMDGMNITADVTQKTVDTMEEFSGVVNEVISIAREGKEKGEKAITQVGDIQEAMKVIRDAVQEVAEMSKNVGEIINTIADIAEQTNLLALNAAIEAARAGELGRGFAVVAQEVRNLAEESKDAAERIRSILREIQEKVERAVEETERGVKIVDNSVDFLKETVSYLMNIGELLDDVEERLSAVKSEIANTQEHVENAKKALENLAASAEEMTASAQEVSASAEEQASSLEEVKRNIIDLRNIVKELRKAIDFIKVEG; this is encoded by the coding sequence ATGGAGTTCAAGAGGAAACTTACGCTTTCAATATTCCTTCCCTTAATCTTGGTCGTTGTTACGGCAATAGTAATCGAGAACATCGCTATCTCTGACCTTTACGATAACTTAGCGAAGACAATGGAGATAGTAAGGTCAGGAGGTTCAGTGGAGGCCATACAGTCGAGCATGAGTTCGGCCTTATCCCAACTAAAGAAAACCTTATGGATTAGCATAGGGGCCATGGCTGCAGTTGCAGCAGGTTCAGGGGTGGTAGCGTATGGATTAATGAAATCAGCACTTGATCCTGTAAGCAAGATGGCAAGAGTTGCAGAGAATATAGCTCAGGGAAGATTGAGTAAGGCTAGGCAGATGATCAGGGAAATTAGGTATGAGGAGAGCGATGAGATAGGAAAGCTCCTTGAGGCATTTAAATCAATATCTCAGGATGTCCTTAGGACGCTTGAAGTAATAACAGAGAGAATGGAGAAGATAGCTGAAGGAGATGTAAGAGACGATATAACCTTGCATGCTAAGGGTGACTTTGAGAGTATACTTAATTCAATGAGGAAAACGATAACACAACTAAGAACTCTAATGAAAACCGTAAAGGATCTTGCCCTAACGCTTGAGAAGAGGGCTGATGAGTTGACTAGGATTGCCTCAGAAATCACGGAGGCAGTAAATCAGGTGGCCGAGGCAATTCAGCAGGTTAGCACTGAAGCCCAGAGGCAACAGGAGAACATAAGCATGATAATGGATGGGATGAACATTACCGCCGATGTAACTCAGAAGACAGTAGATACCATGGAGGAGTTTAGTGGAGTAGTCAATGAAGTAATATCGATAGCTAGGGAAGGCAAAGAAAAAGGTGAGAAGGCAATAACCCAAGTGGGAGACATTCAGGAGGCTATGAAAGTCATTAGGGACGCGGTTCAAGAAGTAGCCGAGATGAGTAAGAACGTTGGTGAGATAATAAACACGATAGCTGATATAGCCGAGCAAACAAACCTCTTAGCATTGAATGCTGCTATAGAAGCTGCTAGAGCAGGCGAACTTGGAAGAGGTTTTGCCGTTGTAGCCCAGGAAGTTAGGAATTTAGCTGAAGAAAGCAAGGATGCAGCCGAGAGAATAAGGTCGATTCTTAGGGAGATACAGGAGAAAGTGGAGAGGGCCGTTGAGGAGACAGAAAGGGGGGTTAAGATCGTGGATAATTCCGTGGACTTTCTGAAGGAGACAGTCAGCTACCTAATGAATATTGGAGAACTGCTAGATGATGTGGAGGAGAGGCTTAGTGCCGTTAAGTCAGAAATCGCCAACACCCAGGAGCATGTTGAGAATGCTAAGAAAGCCCTTGAGAACTTGGCGGCAAGTGCAGAAGAGATGACCGCCAGTGCCCAGGAAGTTAGTGCAAGCGCTGAGGAGCAGGCCTCATCCCTAGAGGAAGTAAAGAGGAACATAATCGATCTCAGGAACATAGTCAAGGAGCTCAGGAAGGCCATTGACTTCATAAAAGTTGAGGGGTGA
- a CDS encoding ABC transporter permease, giving the protein MFFRYPLRVISSLLVGIVFLVQFIYFGQAILGGRFSSLLQASTGVGDYPTYVLIGYTLWWVSVSPMEASVWGIRRELQRGTFESNVASPTGILKMILGLAIAWMLMDSVLMLAVFVFGVLAFHIPISLTAVIKVTPVLFLSFLAFLGFGLMFSGLVMMLKNIGPLANILEFAILFLSGVFFPLSTLPQDVRAISSLIPLTHATNAIRKLFLGYTYSAVFHEIKWMLILIPLYWAVSLIIFKWAERITRMMGYGGY; this is encoded by the coding sequence ATGTTCTTCCGCTATCCTCTGAGAGTTATCAGTTCCCTGTTAGTTGGTATAGTCTTCCTAGTTCAGTTCATATACTTCGGTCAAGCCATCCTTGGGGGTAGATTCTCTTCCCTCCTTCAAGCTTCGACGGGTGTGGGTGATTACCCGACGTACGTTCTCATAGGCTATACCCTATGGTGGGTCTCCGTTTCGCCGATGGAGGCATCAGTATGGGGGATAAGGAGGGAGCTTCAGAGGGGAACGTTCGAGAGCAACGTTGCATCTCCCACCGGGATATTGAAGATGATTCTGGGCCTTGCCATAGCCTGGATGCTCATGGATTCTGTCCTAATGCTTGCCGTATTTGTGTTTGGTGTTTTAGCCTTTCACATACCGATAAGCCTAACTGCAGTGATTAAGGTAACTCCAGTTCTATTTCTCTCGTTCTTGGCCTTCCTGGGCTTCGGCTTAATGTTCTCCGGGCTAGTTATGATGCTCAAGAACATAGGTCCCCTAGCTAATATCCTCGAGTTCGCTATCCTCTTCCTCTCTGGAGTTTTCTTCCCCCTCTCTACCCTGCCCCAGGATGTAAGGGCTATCTCTTCTCTAATTCCACTAACCCACGCGACAAACGCCATCAGAAAGCTTTTCCTTGGCTATACGTACTCCGCAGTCTTTCATGAGATAAAGTGGATGCTCATCTTAATCCCGCTGTACTGGGCGGTAAGCTTGATCATATTTAAGTGGGCGGAGAGAATAACGAGGATGATGGGGTATGGAGGCTACTGA
- a CDS encoding ADP-dependent ribose-1-phosphate kinase, whose translation MKLDVICMGNLNYDITFLMEKFPEFHEKVNAKSVYTGLGGSAGNTASWLASLGLRVGFIGAVGDDDFGRLHLEYFKKVGVDVAGIKIVDDATGVAVMMVKGEDKRIVKYPGANRFKEVNEEYLARARHLHLSSNPIELVRNAVEKAKRLGLTVSFDPGEMEVPPDIEEKLDILMMNEDEFKRKYGNLERIKDVKARIAIATLNGGGALVRDVNGEVHEVRGLSAKAVDTTGGGDSFNAGFIYGFLNGWDVVSSAKLGMLLAYLTVQEVGARTAIRPLDEIRKIARELKLGIPL comes from the coding sequence ATGAAGCTCGATGTAATCTGCATGGGAAACCTTAATTACGACATAACATTTCTAATGGAGAAGTTTCCAGAGTTCCACGAGAAGGTTAATGCAAAATCAGTGTATACAGGCCTTGGAGGTTCCGCAGGGAATACAGCAAGCTGGCTAGCAAGCTTAGGACTTAGAGTGGGATTCATTGGGGCTGTGGGCGATGACGATTTTGGAAGGCTTCACTTGGAGTACTTCAAGAAGGTGGGTGTAGACGTCGCGGGAATTAAGATCGTTGATGACGCGACGGGAGTTGCGGTAATGATGGTAAAGGGGGAGGACAAGAGGATAGTCAAGTACCCTGGGGCAAACAGGTTCAAAGAAGTGAATGAGGAGTATTTAGCGAGGGCGAGGCACCTTCACCTCTCCTCTAACCCCATAGAGCTCGTAAGGAATGCTGTTGAGAAGGCGAAAAGGCTAGGATTAACGGTTTCATTTGATCCTGGAGAAATGGAAGTTCCCCCGGATATCGAAGAGAAGCTCGACATTTTGATGATGAACGAGGACGAGTTCAAGAGGAAGTATGGCAACTTAGAAAGGATAAAAGATGTGAAGGCAAGGATAGCTATAGCAACTCTAAATGGTGGTGGAGCCCTCGTGAGGGATGTGAATGGAGAGGTGCATGAAGTAAGGGGATTATCGGCTAAAGCCGTTGATACAACCGGAGGTGGAGACTCATTCAATGCGGGCTTCATATACGGCTTCCTCAACGGATGGGATGTTGTAAGCTCGGCCAAGCTTGGGATGCTCTTAGCGTACTTGACAGTTCAAGAAGTAGGGGCAAGAACAGCTATCAGGCCCCTTGACGAAATAAGGAAAATCGCTAGAGAGCTTAAACTTGGAATCCCCCTTTAG
- a CDS encoding Hsp20/alpha crystallin family protein: MVVRRRRWDIWDPFDLIREIQEEIDAMFDEFFSRPRFWTYRRWSEPEYYEERVGEVWREPFVDIFDRGDEFVITAELPGVKKEDIKVRVTDDAVYIEATVKREKELEKEGAVRIERYYTGYRRVIRLPEEVIPEKAKARYNNGVLEIRIPKRHPTKKEGEGFEVEIE, translated from the coding sequence ATGGTAGTGAGGAGGAGAAGGTGGGATATATGGGATCCATTTGATCTGATAAGGGAGATTCAGGAAGAGATTGATGCAATGTTCGATGAGTTCTTCAGCAGGCCAAGGTTCTGGACTTACAGGAGATGGAGCGAGCCAGAGTACTACGAGGAGAGGGTTGGTGAAGTCTGGAGGGAGCCATTCGTCGACATATTCGACAGGGGTGATGAGTTCGTAATTACAGCAGAGCTCCCAGGAGTCAAGAAGGAGGACATAAAGGTCAGGGTAACCGATGATGCAGTGTACATTGAGGCCACAGTGAAGAGAGAGAAAGAGCTTGAGAAGGAGGGGGCAGTGAGAATAGAGAGGTACTACACAGGATACAGGAGAGTCATTAGGCTACCAGAGGAGGTAATCCCAGAGAAGGCCAAGGCAAGGTACAACAACGGTGTCCTTGAGATCAGGATTCCAAAGAGGCACCCAACAAAGAAGGAAGGAGAGGGCTTCGAAGTTGAGATCGAGTGA
- a CDS encoding ATP-binding cassette domain-containing protein, with protein sequence MKAIEVRNLKKLYPKKIPLPFRKVEWFEALKGISFTVKKGELFGLLGPNGAGKTTTIKILTTLLEPTSGEAKVLGHDVIREAGEVRRKINLVAEGERTLYWRLTAYENLRYFASIYYVPKREAERRIEELLKMVGLWERRNDLVMNYSRGMKQRLAIAKALINDPEVLFLDEPTLGLDVQSAIFVRELVKRLVEDEGKTVLLTTHYMHEAEELCDRIAIIDHGKIIALDTPEGLKKLVKDETIVEVRVRNYPGDNPFGLAKVSSEENGITVLRGSLDEEDIPKLVEFLVKRNAKVLSVEVKEPTLEDVFIKLTGRGLRD encoded by the coding sequence ATGAAGGCAATCGAAGTAAGGAACCTAAAGAAGCTTTACCCGAAAAAGATCCCTCTCCCCTTCAGAAAGGTTGAATGGTTTGAAGCATTGAAGGGGATAAGCTTTACCGTCAAAAAGGGAGAGTTATTCGGCTTGTTAGGGCCTAACGGTGCAGGTAAAACAACGACAATAAAAATCCTCACTACCTTGCTTGAGCCAACCTCCGGCGAGGCCAAGGTTTTAGGCCACGATGTGATTAGGGAGGCAGGAGAAGTAAGGAGAAAGATAAACCTTGTTGCCGAGGGCGAGAGAACCCTTTACTGGAGGCTTACAGCTTACGAAAACTTGAGATACTTTGCCAGCATCTATTACGTCCCGAAGCGCGAGGCCGAGAGGAGGATTGAAGAGCTCCTCAAGATGGTGGGCCTGTGGGAGAGAAGGAATGATCTCGTCATGAACTACTCGAGAGGTATGAAACAGCGCTTAGCTATAGCCAAGGCCTTAATCAATGATCCGGAGGTTCTCTTTCTGGATGAACCGACTTTAGGTTTGGACGTTCAGAGCGCGATATTCGTTAGGGAGCTCGTTAAAAGGCTCGTTGAGGACGAGGGCAAGACCGTTTTATTAACGACTCACTACATGCACGAAGCTGAAGAGCTTTGCGACAGGATAGCGATAATAGATCACGGGAAGATAATAGCACTAGACACTCCTGAGGGCCTGAAGAAGCTCGTCAAAGATGAGACGATAGTTGAAGTCAGGGTGAGAAACTACCCTGGGGACAATCCGTTTGGGTTAGCTAAGGTGTCTTCTGAGGAAAATGGGATCACGGTTCTGAGGGGTAGCCTCGATGAGGAAGATATCCCTAAGCTAGTTGAGTTCCTCGTTAAGAGAAACGCCAAGGTTCTCTCGGTCGAAGTTAAGGAGCCTACCCTTGAGGACGTTTTCATAAAGCTCACGGGGAGGGGGCTGAGGGATTGA